A genome region from Acidobacteriota bacterium includes the following:
- the pgsB gene encoding poly-gamma-glutamate synthase PgsB, with amino-acid sequence MSSFAVLSGVVGLLLALAVVEFRRHQRSIAAIPHRIHVNGTRGKSSVTRLIGAGLRAGGIRTVTKVTGTFPRLILEDGSDVPVHRKAAASILEQLGIMRFAVDRGAEALVIECMALQPDYQRLTEEQMVHATVSVLTNVRLDHTDVMGRTLPEIAASMGNTIPANGTVFTSEADNPRLIAELAAAKGTVCELVTAEQVAAEALDGFGYIEHRDNVALALAVCRHLGVDDETALAGMWRAVPDAGVLTRSRVEQGGKVATLFNAFAANDPDSSARIWSMLRDGGHLRGQRFVLLNSRPDRKDRSEQLAHLVADELGEECDRALVMGEPTDAVVRLLRGYGFAGERTVDLGKAMPERVLEAIFAVTESESSIVAIGNMGGQGAATVALFEERSRTPHG; translated from the coding sequence TTGTCCAGCTTTGCCGTGCTTTCGGGGGTGGTGGGTTTGCTGCTGGCCCTGGCGGTGGTCGAGTTCCGACGCCACCAGCGATCGATCGCCGCGATTCCCCATCGCATTCACGTCAACGGAACACGTGGTAAATCGAGCGTCACGCGCTTGATCGGAGCCGGGCTGCGCGCCGGGGGCATCCGCACCGTCACCAAGGTCACCGGGACCTTCCCGAGGCTGATCCTCGAGGACGGCAGCGATGTGCCGGTGCATCGCAAGGCCGCCGCCAGCATTCTCGAGCAGCTCGGCATCATGCGCTTCGCCGTCGACCGCGGTGCCGAGGCGCTGGTGATCGAGTGCATGGCTCTGCAACCGGACTATCAGCGCCTCACCGAAGAGCAGATGGTGCACGCCACCGTGTCGGTGCTCACCAACGTGCGCCTCGATCACACCGACGTCATGGGGCGAACCCTGCCCGAGATCGCCGCCTCGATGGGCAACACTATTCCGGCGAACGGCACGGTGTTCACTTCGGAGGCCGACAATCCTCGATTGATCGCCGAGCTGGCCGCCGCCAAAGGCACCGTCTGTGAGCTGGTCACGGCCGAGCAAGTCGCGGCGGAGGCACTCGATGGCTTCGGCTATATCGAGCATCGCGACAACGTCGCCCTGGCCCTCGCCGTATGTCGCCACCTCGGGGTCGACGACGAGACCGCTCTCGCGGGCATGTGGCGGGCGGTTCCCGATGCCGGTGTGCTGACGCGTTCGCGGGTCGAGCAGGGAGGCAAGGTGGCGACGCTGTTCAATGCCTTCGCCGCCAACGATCCCGATTCGAGCGCTCGCATCTGGAGCATGCTGCGCGATGGCGGGCATCTGCGCGGCCAGCGCTTCGTGCTGCTCAATAGCCGGCCGGATCGCAAGGACCGCTCCGAGCAGCTCGCCCACCTGGTGGCCGACGAGCTCGGCGAAGAGTGCGATCGCGCCCTGGTGATGGGGGAGCCGACGGATGCCGTGGTGCGTCTGCTGCGCGGCTATGGCTTCGCCGGCGAGCGCACCGTCGATCTCGGCAAGGCGATGCCGGAGCGGGTGCTCGAGGCGATCTTCGCGGTCACTGAATCGGAAAGCAGCATCGTCGCCATCGGCAATATGGGAGGACAGGGGGCGGCCACCGTGGCCCTGTTCGAGGAAAGGAGCCGAACACCGCATGGTTGA
- the pgsC gene encoding poly-gamma-glutamate biosynthesis protein PgsC, with product MVEVAITLGLVLSLLAYEGFGLAAGGLVVPGYIALQLGSPERLAGVFVVAMLTWAVIKLIARYTFVFGRRQLVLCVLVGCLLSIASRNFLSFEIGLATVELAAVGWVIPGLIANWFLKQGIARTLGAITVTSILVRLTLIVVFGGALLPS from the coding sequence ATGGTTGAAGTCGCCATCACCTTGGGTTTGGTGCTGAGCCTGTTGGCCTACGAAGGATTCGGCTTGGCCGCTGGAGGGCTGGTCGTGCCGGGCTACATCGCTCTGCAGCTCGGTTCTCCGGAGCGCCTCGCCGGCGTCTTCGTGGTCGCCATGCTCACTTGGGCGGTGATCAAGCTGATCGCCCGCTACACCTTCGTCTTCGGTCGTCGTCAGCTGGTGCTCTGTGTGCTGGTGGGCTGCCTGCTGTCGATCGCGTCCCGCAACTTCCTGTCCTTCGAGATCGGCTTGGCCACCGTCGAGCTGGCGGCCGTCGGTTGGGTGATTCCGGGCTTGATCGCCAACTGGTTTCTGAAGCAGGGCATCGCGCGCACCCTGGGGGCGATCACCGTGACCTCGATCCTGGTTCGTTTGACGCTGATCGTCGTTTTCGGCGGCGCCCTCCTGCCGAGCTGA
- the pgsW gene encoding poly-gamma-glutamate system protein: MDFHWLNLRSNRILLPLTAVAVLGMIYVESGKREVRSPWYDEMLRAAEISAEAARHLKDYRLERGVFVDRINDPAETALIGQEYTQITTDRGYLDAKLASTDPNFAAAIVEMLRQLEVEDGACAAVAMTGSFPALNLSVLAALDALGMKVASISSVGASNYGATDPFFTWLDMEAELVSAGVLSTPSLAASLGGGNDTGRGLSPRGRELLQAAATRHAVPLIAAEQLESNVQRRVGLYRQGCTPQEIGVFVNVGGGVASLGHSLNADLIPSGPSATVPMRNFPFRGVLLRLNEEGVPVIHLLNVRALRDRYGLVAAQGDPIPPGVGEVFGRTRYSVVRAVVVGTGLAALLIALFAFDRRVHRLGNQEPDRESPEGSREGEVQAAVVSLEEEAS, from the coding sequence ATGGACTTTCACTGGCTGAATCTGCGCTCGAACCGCATCCTGCTGCCGCTCACGGCGGTGGCGGTGCTGGGCATGATCTATGTCGAAAGCGGCAAGCGGGAGGTGCGTAGCCCTTGGTACGACGAGATGCTGCGCGCCGCCGAGATTTCGGCCGAAGCGGCGCGCCACCTCAAGGACTATCGCCTCGAGCGCGGTGTTTTCGTCGACCGCATCAACGACCCGGCCGAAACCGCGCTGATCGGTCAGGAGTACACCCAGATCACCACCGACCGCGGCTACCTCGACGCCAAGCTGGCGAGCACCGACCCCAATTTCGCCGCCGCCATCGTCGAAATGCTGCGTCAGCTCGAGGTGGAGGACGGAGCTTGCGCCGCGGTGGCGATGACCGGGTCTTTCCCAGCCCTCAACCTCTCGGTGCTGGCAGCCCTCGATGCGCTCGGCATGAAGGTGGCGTCGATCTCGTCCGTGGGAGCGTCGAACTATGGCGCCACCGATCCGTTCTTCACCTGGCTCGACATGGAAGCGGAGCTGGTCTCGGCGGGCGTCTTGTCGACGCCTTCTCTGGCGGCCTCCCTCGGCGGCGGCAACGACACCGGCCGTGGCCTTTCCCCCCGGGGCCGGGAGCTGCTGCAGGCGGCGGCGACGCGCCATGCGGTGCCGCTGATTGCCGCCGAGCAGCTCGAATCCAACGTGCAGCGGCGCGTCGGCCTGTATCGCCAAGGCTGTACCCCGCAGGAGATCGGGGTCTTCGTCAACGTCGGTGGAGGCGTGGCGAGCTTGGGCCACTCCCTCAACGCCGATCTGATTCCGAGTGGCCCGTCCGCCACCGTGCCGATGCGCAATTTCCCATTCCGCGGTGTCCTCCTGCGGCTCAACGAAGAGGGCGTGCCGGTGATTCACCTGCTCAACGTGCGGGCCCTGCGCGATCGCTACGGGCTGGTCGCGGCGCAGGGAGATCCGATCCCGCCGGGCGTTGGTGAGGTCTTCGGGCGCACTCGCTACAGCGTGGTGCGGGCGGTGGTGGTGGGCACTGGCCTCGCCGCCTTGCTGATCGCTCTCTTCGCGTTCGACCGGCGGGTTCATCGCTTGGGCAATCAGGAGCCCGATCGCGAATCGCCCGAGGGATCACGGGAAGGTGAGGTCCAGGCAGCGGTGGTTTCTCTCGAGGAGGAGGCTTCGTGA